In a single window of the Anguilla rostrata isolate EN2019 chromosome 4, ASM1855537v3, whole genome shotgun sequence genome:
- the LOC135254305 gene encoding general transcription factor II-I repeat domain-containing protein 2B-like — MNREMEERGLTAPLQVHCLIHQQALCCKVLKWDSVMKVVVSCINFIRANGLKHRQFQQFLSELESAYGDVLYYTEIRWLSRGKVLRRFYELLPEINAFLQSKGKTVPELIDPAWKWHLAFLTDVTEMLNGLNLQLQGKGKLICDMYSHIKAFEVKLALVLEQVKKHNFTHLPATQSFSAEKPAVAFPGEKCVEALEMLKAEFGVRFRELHVHAKEIRLFQNPFVADIDEAQPSYQFELAELQNCDVLKDAFKPNSLIDFYAALPNDTYPNIKKHAMKMSTLFGSTYICEQTFSRMKLLKTPTRSRLTDEHLHQCLRLAVTRMEPDIQLLTSQMQAHNSH, encoded by the coding sequence ATGAACCGGGAGATGGAAGAACGGGGTCTCACCGCCCCGCTACAAGTACACTGCCTAATTCACCAGCAAGCGCTGTGCTGCAAAGTGTTGAAGTGGGATTCTGTCATGAAGGTTGTGGTATCGTGCATAAACTTCATCAGAGCAAATGGACTTAAACACAGGCAGTTCCAACAATTCCTGTCTGAACTGGAGTCTGCGTACGGAGATGTGCTGTACTACACAGAGATCCGATGGTTGAGCCGCGGCAAAGTTTTGAGGCGTTTTTACGAGCTGCTACCTGAAATTAACGCATTTCTTCAGTCAAAAGGCAAAACGGTCCCAGAGCTGATCGACCCAGCATGGAAATGGCACCTCGCATTTTTAACAGACGTGACAGAAATGCTGAACGGCCTTAACTTGCAGCTACAAGGGAAGGGGAAACTCATTTGCGACATGTATTCCCACATAAAAGCATTTGAGGTGAAACTAGCGCTGGTTTTGGAACAAGTGAAAAAGCACAACTTCACCCATCTCCCTGCTACCCAAAGCTTTTCTGCAGAGAAGCCAGCTGTCGCGTTCCCAGGTGAAAAGTGTGTGGAAGCACTGGAAATGCTGAAGGCGGAGTTCGGTGTACGATTCCGTGAACTACATGTTCATGCAAAAGAAATCCGTCTTTTTCAGAACCCTTTTGTTGCCGACATCGATGAAGCCCAGCCTTCTTATCAGTTTGAGCTGGCCGAGTTACAGAACTGTGATGTTCTGAAAGACGCATTCAAGCCCAACAGTCTCATTGACTTCTATGCCGCCCTCCCAAATGACACCTACCctaacataaaaaaacacgcaATGAAGATGTCCACACTTTTTGGCAGCACGTATATCTGCGAGCAAACCTTTTCACGCATGAAACTCCTGAAAACTCCAACGAGATCAAGATTGACAGATGAACATTTGCATCAGTGTTTGAGACTGGCTGTGACTAGAATGGAACCGGACATTCAACTTCTCACCAGCCAGATGCAGGCCCACAATTCACACTga